A window of Nocardioidaceae bacterium genomic DNA:
GCGTACGCCGGCTGCTGCCCGTCGTCGACGACGACCAGGTCCGCGTCGGTGCCGACCGAGGTCGCCGGCTTGCGGGCCGTCGTGCCCCCGACCTTCACGCGTCCTTCGAGCACGAGCTCACGCGCCTGCTCGCGTGACCTCGCCAGGCCACGTCGTACGAGCTCGGCGTCGAGGCGGAGCAGCCGCGGCACAGCTCAGACGTCTCCGCCGGCGGTGCGCAGCGACTCGCGCAGCGACGTCTCGAGGTCGCGGTAGGCCTCGACCTGCTCCTCGGCGGGCAGGTCGGCCAAGGCAGCCAAGGAGGCCTCGACATCCGCCACGACCGACGGTCGGTCCTGGGCACCACCGGCGTCGCCACCTGCGTCGCCACCTGCGTCGTCGGCCGCCGTCGTCGGCGGGCGCGGGACCGGTCGGGGGGTGCTGGAGTCGTCCACGGCGGTCCTCCTGGTCCTGTGGTACGCGAGGGTGGGGTGGTCCGCATCAGACTAGATGTTGCGCCGTGGGCCGAGGTCCGGCGGGCGGTGCGGTCAGCCGGGCAGGCCCCACCGGACAGCGAGGTCGTCCACGTCGGCGATGTCGTGGTCGGCGTCGAGACGGGCCCAGGCAAGGGCCGTGACGGCGCGCAGGGCAGGCAGGAGGCCGCCGTCGTCGCCGTCGGGGTCAGGAACGCGCCACCCGTCGTCGTGGCGCACCTCGACTCCTCCGCACACGGCGACATCGAGCGACTCCGCCACCTCCACCGGGGGGTGGGGCTCGAGGAGGCACCGCAGGTCCACCCCGACGAGGTCGGGCCGCGAGTCCGCCTCGATGCGGAGGAGGGACGCCAGGTCCGAGACGCCGGTGAGCACCAGCAGGCCCGCCATGCCGGCCCGATGGGCCCCGTCGATGTCGGTCTCGACGCGGTCGCCCACGAACACCGGTCGCTGAGCACCCGTCCGTTCGACGGTCTCGTCGAGGAGGGCACGCTCCGGCTTTCCGGCGACGACCGGCTCGCGCTCGGCGAAGTCGGCCACGACCCCGACGAGGACGCCGTTGCCTGGTCCTCGTCCGTGCGGCGTGGGTACGGAGGCGTCGGTGTTCGTCGCCACCCACGGCAGGCCACGACGGACGAGGATCGCGCCGTCCCTCACCCGTTCCCAGGGCAGGTCCGGCGCGTAGCCGGACACGACGGCGACCGGGTCGTCGGTCACCGCCGTGACCGGTTCGAGCCCGCGATCACGCAGGGCGACGAGGAGTCCCTCGCCGCCGATCACGAAGATCCGTGAGCCGGCGGCGTGGTCCGCGGCCAGCAGACGCGCGGCGGCCTGGGCGGAGTTGACGACGTCCTCGGGCCCCGCCTGCACGCCCAGCGACGTGAGGTGCTCGGCGACCGTCGTCGGCGTCCGTGCGGCATTGTTCGTGACGAATGCTGTGCGGGTGCCGAGTCCGCGGGCGCCCTCGAGGGCGGACGCGGCGTGGGGAACCGCCTCGGAGCCGACGTACACGACACCGTCGAGGTCGAGAGCGACGAGGTCGTAGTGCTGCGCCGGGGGACGTTCGAGCGCGGTGAGACCACGGTGGCCCGCCACCGGTGCCTCAGTCTTCCCGGGTGTCGTCATCGGTGGGCAGCACCTCGGTGCCGGCGGCGTCGGGCTGCAACCGACGCTCGAGCTCAGCGACCTGCTCGTACGCGTCCGTGGTGCGCTCACCGTCGACCGCCTCGGTGCGGTGGAACCACGTGAGCGCGTCCTCCTCGCGGCCCGCCTCGAGAAGCGTCTCCGCGTACGCGTACCGCAGCCGCGGGAGCCACGGCTCACGGTTCTGGGAGTGCAGTGGTGCGTTCTCCAGCACCCGCAGCGCCGCGTCCAGCTGACGGAGGTCGCGCCGGGCGCCGGCCTCCACGATCGTCATCTCGATCCGTAGGGCAGGGCCGAGCTTGCGTACGGCGGGGTCGCGTGCGACGTCCAACGCCTTCTCCGCCCTGCCCAGGCCGCGCTCGCAGTCAGCGATGACGGGTAGGTAGTCGGCGGCGCCGTTCATCCGGCGTGCCGCCCTCAGTTCCGACAGTGCCTCGGCGAAGTGACCGGCGGCGTACGCCGTCTCGCCGCACGCCTCACGGACCACGGCGATCCGGGACGCCCGGGCGCGCGCCGCCAGGGTGTGCCTGTAGGCGGTCTCGGGGTCGGTGTCGATGAGCGAACCCGCGGCAGCCAGATGCCTGGCCACCCGGGCAGCGAGCTTCTCGGGGATCCCTCGCAGCTGCGCGGTCACCGCGCGAGGCAGCTCCTTGCCGGTGATCTCCTCGGGGATCTCCGGGCCGTCGTACTCCTCCTTCGACACCGAGCGCTGGCGTACGGAGTCGCGCTCGGCGACCCAGTCCCGACTCTTGCGCGCGGAGCTGTCGTCCGTGCCACCCGGACGACGCGCGCCCCCGCGGCCGTCACGTCGGTCACTGGACCGGCCGCTCGGTCCTCCCTGACCCGACGGGCCTCGTCCACCGCGGCCGCGATCACCCGACCGGTCATCCGACGATCCGGAGGGTCGGCCGGGACCGCTGCCCCGGCGGGGCTTGTCGCCACTGTTGCGGGGACGCTCTTGCATGGTGCTCCTCGAGGTTCAGCAGACGTGTCGTCAGCCTAGGCCAACGACTGCACGCACAAATGCGTGTGGGCCACCCCGTCGAGATCCGTTGATCC
This region includes:
- a CDS encoding HAD-IIA family hydrolase, translating into MTTPGKTEAPVAGHRGLTALERPPAQHYDLVALDLDGVVYVGSEAVPHAASALEGARGLGTRTAFVTNNAARTPTTVAEHLTSLGVQAGPEDVVNSAQAAARLLAADHAAGSRIFVIGGEGLLVALRDRGLEPVTAVTDDPVAVVSGYAPDLPWERVRDGAILVRRGLPWVATNTDASVPTPHGRGPGNGVLVGVVADFAEREPVVAGKPERALLDETVERTGAQRPVFVGDRVETDIDGAHRAGMAGLLVLTGVSDLASLLRIEADSRPDLVGVDLRCLLEPHPPVEVAESLDVAVCGGVEVRHDDGWRVPDPDGDDGGLLPALRAVTALAWARLDADHDIADVDDLAVRWGLPG